The genomic stretch TCCCGGCATTTTGACCGGCAGCGAACGGACATGGGAACAATTCGACGTCAATTTAGGGATAAGCTCCTGGGAAATCGACTTTTTCGGACGCCTTCGCAACCTCAAAAAACAGGCTCTGGAAGCCTATCTGGCCAGCGAGGAGGCTGGGCGCGCAGCCCAGGTTTCCCTGATTTCCGAGGTGGCCGCAAGCTATCTCAGGCTGGCCGCCGCCCACGAACAGCTCACCTTGGCAAAAGAAACACAGAAGAGCCATCAGGCGACATACGACCTGACCCGGCGACGCTTCGAGGCCGGGGTTGCCTCCGAACTGGAAGTGCGGCAGGCCAGCACCACGGTAGAAGGGGCCAGGAGTCAAATCGCCTATTATACCCGGATGGTGGCGGAAGGAGAAAACGCCCTGCGACTATTGACCGGCATAGACCTGCCAACCGACCTGCTACCGGATAGCCTGATCCAGGTCGTCGACAGCAACCTTGTATCAGCTGGCCTTCCTTCCGAGGTCCTGCTGAACCGGCCTGACATTCTGGCCGCCGAGCACAGCCTCAAGGGTTCCTACGCCAATATCGGTGCGGCCAGGGCCGCCTTTTTCCCCCGCATCTCCCTCACGGCCTCGGCTGGGTTGGCCAGCACCGAACTGTCCGACCTTTTTGATTCTGACTCTCGTGCCTGGACTTTTGCGCCAGGACTGACCTTGCCCATTTTCAATGCCGGCAGCCTGCGAGCCAGGCTGGCCGTATCCAGGGTCGATCGAGATATTCTGCTCACCCGATATGAAGGCGCCATTCAAGCCGCTTTTCGGGAGGTCAGCGATGCGCTCGCTCAGCGAGGGACCATTGATGAAGAGATTGCCGCACAGACAGCGCTGGTGGAAGCGACAGCGGCAACCTACCGGCTGTCGGAAGCCCGTTTCAGTAAAGGGATCAGCAGTTTTCTCAACGTCCTTGATTCTCAGCGCGCTCTCTTCAGCGCGCAGCAGAATCTCATCAACGCGCTTTTGGCCCGTCAGGCCAACTTGGTAAC from Desulfuromonas sp. KJ2020 encodes the following:
- a CDS encoding efflux transporter outer membrane subunit; protein product: MRKLLAIMILCVGSALSGCATLAPDYQRAETLVPQDWPQGAAYQSRIEHSADKTLAKAPWQTFFTDPNLRTLIARALEHNRDLREATLNIERVRAQYRIQRAELFPAVNAGAGFLRQHDPGILTGSERTWEQFDVNLGISSWEIDFFGRLRNLKKQALEAYLASEEAGRAAQVSLISEVAASYLRLAAAHEQLTLAKETQKSHQATYDLTRRRFEAGVASELEVRQASTTVEGARSQIAYYTRMVAEGENALRLLTGIDLPTDLLPDSLIQVVDSNLVSAGLPSEVLLNRPDILAAEHSLKGSYANIGAARAAFFPRISLTASAGLASTELSDLFDSDSRAWTFAPGLTLPIFNAGSLRARLAVSRVDRDILLTRYEGAIQAAFREVSDALAQRGTIDEEIAAQTALVEATAATYRLSEARFSKGISSFLNVLDSQRALFSAQQNLINALLARQANLVTLYRVTGGGV